In Salvelinus sp. IW2-2015 linkage group LG3, ASM291031v2, whole genome shotgun sequence, the DNA window CCTTCACAGATAAACGGGGGRGGGGGAGCCCCCCTTAAGCCCCTCACCCCTCAATCCAAACTGGCACAGGACACCCCTCAGATGATGTACCAGACCCCCACCCCTGTGGGAGCAGGGATTCTCAGGACTCCACCCGTCCTTGCACAGGGATCCCCCAAACCTCAGCTGAAAGGGGCGACCCCTAAAACCCCAGGGACCCTCGGTGGTCAGGGTGGAGTGCCCTCCACCCCTCCCATCACCAGGGGGAAGCTAGCTCCTGCTGCTTCCCTCTGGGGTTCCCCCTTGCTGGCCAGAGCAGGACAGGGACAAGGCCGGGTGCCTGGATCCCCAAACATTGCTCGTAAGCCCCCTCCTCCAGCCCCTCCAGTGAGGGGGGTAACCAGAAAAGACTTTCCCCAATCCGTAACCCCTGTATCCACCTCTCAGCCTGCCCTCTCCACCGCCCAGTCGACTCCTGTACCCCAGTACCAAGAGAGCAAAGATGGAAGGATGGCGTCGGATGAAAAGAAGCAGAATGGGCAGAATAAGAAAGGCGAGGACGGAGAGTGTGCAGATCCTGATGACGACAGCCTCGATGAACAggtaagagagaaagggaagacctTTCCAAGTTCKATGtccctgctctctttctttcctgcccctcttcttccatctctttctctccacaatCTCTTGTCATGAttaggcccagagtttttccctgTCAAGTCATGTAGTCAGGGAAAACGGCWATCCTAGTTAaccactaaccacgtttccatctacAGTTTTagtgcgagtaaagtcataccgtttAAGAGaaaaaaatcacgacagctgtgatggaaacagggcGTTTTGGTATTAACTTGATAAATGCCGGCAGATKATTTGTTCGTTCGACARGGTGGAATCTTTTTGTCtcagtaaaattaattatgtgagaaatggcggtggaaactcCTTTTTTTTAATGTGCAAATATTYatataataaccatcatatcgaagtaaacttggagtgacgatgacatggtgtgtggtcctcccactacgactcgggaatcCATGCAGTTTATGGGAAACCTTGCAGTTTATTGGGCTACATATGAAAtaagtgatgaacttcacagggcgGTGAATGTGCACGGTGATGACCTTGATCctcatttccaataaatatcgagggtcttattctggtgacatgatgatcgatgcttgactgccgattgacaaatacaaatattctctcTCTTGTCCATAATTaactcatcatgtagactagacaACCCGCACATGTAGACATGTAGACTAGACAACCCgtctacctgcactgtatctgtgagctgttggctagagagtgcatgccaagaccagagtaggaaTATTTTGGTACTTAATGTAACACAACactatcagtagagttgaaaatgcgatggaaataCATTGAACATTCGATTTTTATGCGGTACATGAAACCTGAAGCGGGAAAGTACAATTTGTGTGGGGAAATGCGCATAATTTCTTTATGcggatttttgaatattcgcatgaaaatctatcgccaattggatggaaacctagcttatGTGAACTATATATCTGACATTGTGACCTTGTGCTTATAACAAGCGTataacagtcttataacatgctGTCTTGTGGTCTGCTTGGTCTCCTAGGTGTATGATACTCCTCCCAGGAGTAGGTGGCAGCGGCCAGCCCCAGCAGCGCTGTGTGACGATGACAGCATCTACAACACCCCACGCTCCCTTCCACCACACACTGACCTAGAGTCAGAGGTCAGTCAGAATCCTTCCTCTACAGTACAGAGACCatcggtctcctctctctcactccgtatttctctctccccctctatttaTTTgtccctctcgctcttctctccccccccccataGCTCTCAACTTTCCCTCACCTGTTCTTCTCTCCCTCGGCCTCTCCCTTTCCGCCccactcccccccacccccctctctctctaaccccctctttctctctcaacttTCCTCCACCTGTTCCTTCCTCCCACAGCCCcgctctctctgtcacacctgTTTCGCTGTCTGCTGCAATCCAGTCTGTCTGGTCTGAATAGTGCTGCTGCTATTTTCTCCCTGTCACACCCAGCTGTTTATACTGCAGTGGGAATGTATAAACCAGGCTATAcaatctcctcctcttttctcctccctagAATATACATCTATAACAAACAGTACTAATGACCTTAGAATGACTGATTTCGAAAGACTTCAAGAACAATGACAGTAATAGTagagctttttctctctctccttccgtctctcAGGTCTATGATGTTCCCACCATCATACTTAGCACATCGTCAGAGCCCCAGCAGCAGACTGTCAACGTCCCAACGTCTGTTATTACTGATGAATCGGAGGAGGATGTTTACAGCCTCCCAACCCTTCCTGGCCTACACCTGGGCCTGGACATGTCCACCATRGCCCCTCTAGAGGGGACGGAGCACGGCCAGGTCTACTCTGTCCCCGGCTCAGGGAAGAGGGCTCCGCTTGGGCTAGGCGAGGGCAGTGACCCGGGGTCCACCACCGAACCGGACTGTGGCGTCTATGACATGCCCGCTCTCACCCTTGACGTCTTGCCCTCTTCGACGATGTCAACGTCGTCTTCGTCTTCCACACGTCGGTTATCGGTATCCAGTAATGGGTCTGGTGACGTTCAATGGAGGAACTCGCTTTCGGGCCTTGTCCAATCGGTGCTTAGCTCTGCCTCGGGTGCCCCTGCCTCCTCGAGGGACCTGGCAACCTCACTGGCTGAGATCCTGTCCGTCTGGAAGTCGAGTCAACCTGACGaggtccctccccctctccaacaGGCTTGGGCCCGTCTCTCAGACCTACTTCCTGCTTTGTCCGCCGGTGGCCACGCCCCTCCGTCGGATACTCTTCTCTCTATGGTCCAACGAGCGCTGGAGGACTCCACCATCCTATTTCAGACCCAGGGGCGGCCCCGCCTCCCTTCCCAGGACTCCCTCTCCCGAAGACCCCTACCCGCCCTGCCCGTAGCCGAGGTGAAACCAGTAGGGAGCAGTATGGGACCACGCAAAGGTAGCTGGATCCAGGAGAGACCcttaccccccaccccccagccaGGGTTCCCCCTGCCCCCCGCACAACCCTCCACTGTGACCATGTCCATCACTGTGGGGCAGAGCgacggagaggaggggatggggaaCGAGTACGCAGGAATAGGTCTGACACCTGCCCCGGCACCACTTCCTCTTGGAGACAGTGTGGGATACGTGAAACTGCAGGTCAGTCTTCAGTCTTGCTGGCACTTGTCTGCATTTTCCATTGCGTTTTACTCATTAAGCagacacctttatttaataagTGRGCTTGCTGGATTGTTTATCCAGTTGTTTTAATAGACAGTATCTGATGTTTGGGCCCATAGCTGTGTGTGTAAAAGTGAGGTATCTATCTCTTTTCCTCCCCAGGGAAAGCCAGAGCCTCTCTCAGATGCCCGGACAGAGAATAGGTCAAACCAGACCCTTCACACCAGGGAGCCTAGGGTAAAACACACAATCATTCTCACACCACACGTACTGTCCAATTGTCACACAATTGCTCACACAAtctcattctctcacacacactccatttTAACACCCATCACCACACAACATTAACTTTCACACCACGTACACTCACTACGCTCTCAGATGAATCATTGATTCTGTTTGTGTATTTACTGATGAGCTCCTACCaatgttcccttattttttgggGCACTGAGatcaattctaggtcttgtgagCGGGAACTTGAATGTTGTAAGaattgcattgtgttgtatgatgcaagaaaccactttataaaataaataattaccatACAGAGAAGTAGACAATGTAGACTACCCCTCTGTCTATTGGCTTATTTGCAAAAACACTGCCCCTTTTTTTTAACACACgctttttacctgactggctttttgaaatgtagcctatacgttttgtgctcttgtaggaagcagtaactccccaaAGCTGACCTATACTTATCTGTAACTAGGCTAATGACTTGCCAACTAGCAAAGAATGTCAACAAATGTGTATACTGCGCTCTGATCTGAAAAGCGTATTCACTCGCGGGTGATTTCAAAGGCCGCTCTTCAAATRAKattttattggtcacatgcacatggtcagcagatgttaatgcgagtgtagcgaaatgcttgtgctctagttccgaccgtgcagtaatatctaacaagtattctaacaatttcacaacaactaccttatacacacaagtgtaaaggaattaataagaatatgtacatataaatatatatggatgagtgatggccgtgcggcataggcaagatYcagtagatggtatagagtacagtatatacatatgaggtgagtCAMgtagggtatgtaaacattatataaagtggcattgtttaaagtgactagtgatacatttatta includes these proteins:
- the efs gene encoding embryonal Fyn-associated substrate isoform X1, whose protein sequence is MSLSTVLAKALFDNAAESPEELAFRKGDILMVLEQEQXGGPGWWLCSLHGRQGIAPANRLRLLHTAPAPGVDSRPPSRAPSEDSVYLSPGPLARTAVSTEDVDGVYRTPPGLGEALYQSPGAVPVASRPGVLRQAEVGGRPRSRSSSGTRPCPDWGVGVTGRPRSPSLRSRGTDSAGSLYQTPSTPTALGPQHHRGLAGDPGPENVYLAPGGIPRAVGPAPEGPEDNTYLVPRETVAAVGHSNGCYLVPRGTVLPSEEVYQTPTGGLVGGAVSTQVTPITTRVLEAQSFTPSQINGGGGAPLKPLTPQSKLAQDTPQMMYQTPTPVGAGILRTPPVLAQGSPKPQLKGATPKTPGTLGGQGGVPSTPPITRGKLAPAASLWGSPLLARAGQGQGRVPGSPNIARKPPPPAPPVRGVTRKDFPQSVTPVSTSQPALSTAQSTPVPQYQESKDGRMASDEKKQNGQNKKGEDGECADPDDDSLDEQVYDTPPRSRWQRPAPAALCDDDSIYNTPRSLPPHTDLESEVYDVPTIILSTSSEPQQQTVNVPTSVITDESEEDVYSLPTLPGLHLGLDMSTXAPLEGTEHGQVYSVPGSGKRAPLGLGEGSDPGSTTEPDCGVYDMPALTLDVLPSSTMSTSSSSSTRRLSVSSNGSGDVQWRNSLSGLVQSVLSSASGAPASSRDLATSLAEILSVWKSSQPDEVPPPLQQAWARLSDLLPALSAGGHAPPSDTLLSMVQRALEDSTILFQTQGRPRLPSQDSLSRRPLPALPVAEVKPVGSSMGPRKGSWIQERPLPPTPQPGFPLPPAQPSTVTMSITVGQSDGEEGMGNEYAGIGLTPAPAPLPLGDSVGYVKLQGKPEPLSDARTENRSNQTLHTREPRLSPSPPLPVSLSLEDSELLSFYSSQSLSHLSCLADSIDVLFRTVQGNQPPRVFVSRGKSLIVTAHKLVFIGDTLSRLLTSPDLRAKITTSGGHLCQALKAVVVATKGAAQNYPSVAATQEMVDCVAELSQHAAGFSGLLQRLAEIS
- the efs gene encoding embryonal Fyn-associated substrate isoform X2 gives rise to the protein MSLSTVLAKALFDNAAESPEELAFRKGDILMVLEQEQXGGPGWWLCSLHGRQGIAPANRLRLLHTAPAPGVDSRPPSRAPSEDSVYLSPGPLARTAVSTEDVDGVYRTPPGLGEALYQSPGAVPVASRPGVLRQAEVGGRPRSRSSSGTRPCPDWGVGVTGRPRSPSLRSRGTDSAGSLYQTPSTPTALGPQHHRGLAGDPGPENVYLAPGGIPRAVGPAPEGPEDNTYLVPRETVAAVGHSNGCYLVPRGTVLPSEEVYQTPTGGLVGGAVSTQVTPITTRVLEAQSFTPSQINGGGGAPLKPLTPQSKLAQDTPQMMYQTPTPVGAGILRTPPVLAQGSPKPQLKGATPKTPGTLGGQGGVPSTPPITRGKLAPAASLWGSPLLARAGQGQGRVPGSPNIARKPPPPAPPVRGVTRKDFPQSVTPVSTSQPALSTAQSTPVPQYQESKDGRMASDEKKQNGQNKKGEDGECADPDDDSLDEQVYDTPPRSRWQRPAPAALCDDDSIYNTPRSLPPHTDLESEVYDVPTIILSTSSEPQQQTVNVPTSVITDESEEDVYSLPTLPGLHLGLDMSTXAPLEGTEHGQVYSVPGSGKRAPLGLGEGSDPGSTTEPDCGVYDMPALTLDVLPSSTMSTSSSSSTRRLSVSSNGSGDVQWRNSLSGLVQSVLSSASGAPASSRDLATSLAEILSVWKSSQPDEVPPPLQQAWARLSDLLPALSAGGHAPPSDTLLSMVQRALEDSTILFQTQGRPRLPSQDSLSRRPLPALPVAEVKPVGSSMGPRKGSWIQERPLPPTPQPGFPLPPAQPSTVTMSITVGQSDGEEGMGNEYAGIGLTPAPAPLPLGDSVGYVKLQGKPEPLSDARTENRSNQTLHTREPRGNQPPRVFVSRGKSLIVTAHKLVFIGDTLSRLLTSPDLRAKITTSGGHLCQALKAVVVATKGAAQNYPSVAATQEMVDCVAELSQHAAGFSGLLQRLAEIS